The following proteins are encoded in a genomic region of Roseinatronobacter sp. S2:
- a CDS encoding M24 family metallopeptidase: MTTTNPNFTDAEYEARVALTRADMAKRGIDLLVISDPSNMNWISGYDGWSFYVHQAVLLPMDGEPVWWGRGIDEPGARRTVFMKDGANIVPYDDSYVQNPQKHTMEALSALIIDRGWNTGWIGVEMDNYYYSAAAHQTLLNHLGDARFVDATGLVNWQRLVKSDSELLYMRRAARIVERMHQVILDVAEPGMPKNMLVAEITRAGIQGADGQWGDYPAIVPMAPSGLDATAAHLTWDDRPMRAGEATFFEIAGVHRRYHCPQSRTLFFGTVPDLYRRAEEAVLEATEAGLAYCRPGARAEDVAIAFNVTLNKKGFEKDNRCGYSVGLSYPPDWGERTLSLRSGAMTELKPGMVLHFMPALWLEDGGLEITEPVLITENGPELLCATPREIFVK; this comes from the coding sequence ATGACCACCACCAACCCGAATTTCACTGATGCCGAATATGAAGCCCGTGTCGCCCTGACCCGCGCGGATATGGCCAAGCGCGGCATAGACCTGCTTGTCATCTCGGACCCGTCCAACATGAACTGGATTTCCGGCTATGACGGCTGGTCCTTCTATGTGCATCAGGCGGTTCTGCTGCCGATGGACGGGGAACCTGTCTGGTGGGGGCGCGGCATTGACGAACCGGGCGCAAGGCGCACTGTCTTCATGAAAGATGGCGCGAATATCGTGCCCTATGATGACAGCTATGTACAGAACCCGCAAAAACACACGATGGAGGCCCTGTCTGCGCTGATCATCGATCGTGGCTGGAATACCGGCTGGATCGGGGTCGAGATGGACAATTACTACTATTCTGCCGCCGCCCATCAAACATTGCTGAACCATCTGGGGGATGCACGTTTTGTCGATGCAACAGGGTTGGTGAATTGGCAACGGCTTGTCAAATCAGACTCCGAATTGCTGTATATGCGCCGCGCCGCGCGTATTGTGGAACGCATGCATCAGGTTATTCTGGATGTGGCCGAACCGGGAATGCCCAAAAACATGCTGGTGGCGGAAATCACCCGCGCGGGCATTCAGGGCGCGGACGGACAATGGGGCGACTATCCCGCCATTGTGCCCATGGCGCCCTCGGGCCTCGACGCGACGGCTGCACATCTGACTTGGGATGACCGCCCCATGCGCGCGGGCGAAGCCACCTTTTTCGAAATCGCAGGCGTGCACCGGCGCTATCACTGCCCGCAATCGCGCACGCTGTTTTTCGGGACCGTGCCGGACCTTTATCGCCGTGCCGAAGAAGCGGTGCTGGAAGCCACCGAAGCAGGGCTGGCCTATTGCCGCCCCGGCGCGCGCGCCGAAGATGTGGCGATTGCGTTCAATGTCACCCTGAACAAGAAGGGGTTTGAAAAGGACAATCGCTGCGGCTATTCCGTAGGCCTAAGCTATCCGCCCGACTGGGGCGAGCGCACATTGTCGTTGCGCAGCGGTGCCATGACCGAACTGAAGCCGGGCATGGTGCTGCATTTCATGCCCGCGCTTTGGCTTGAAGATGGTGGACTGGAAATTACCGAACCTGTCCTGATCACAGAAAACGGGCCGGAATTGCTGTGCGCCACCCCACGAGAGATCTTCGTGAAATAG
- a CDS encoding ribonuclease J yields the protein MSKDRLIYLPLGGAGEVGMNAYVFGYGPKGRERLILVDLGVTFADMGTSPGVDLIMPDLRWLEDRRDRLEGIIITHAHEDHVGAVGQLWHKLKVPVYARDFTARIARLKMQDAGQDPEQVITVGKAPEALELGPFRVQFFPVAHSLPEASGVVIDTPAGRVVHSGDFKADRTPGVGEAHDPELLAQIGRSGVKALLCDSTNVMNKHAGRSEATLTDPIGQLMRDARGMVVATTFASNVARLKTLAVAAHEAGRSVCLMGRAMLRMTQVATEAGILKDFPPTISPEAAKDVPRENLLLIVTGSQGERRAASAQLARGTYMGLNMKEGDTFLFSSMTIPGNEREVGRVVNAFSQMGVDVLDNSERLYHVSGHANRPDLEAMHDLIQPQILIPVHGEHRMLHEHAKLAISRGMQSMVVPNGSVVDLTGAAPVLVDEVDTGRVYLDGSRMIGAMDGVVRDRIRMAIGGHVFVTLILDEDDDVLGDPWAEIVGLRPTGKGGQPLNEIIEEELAQYLQRAGAKTLADDDKLNDGLRRLVRQVTMEEIGKKPEVTIVVSRLMND from the coding sequence ATGAGCAAGGACAGGCTGATCTATCTTCCCCTTGGTGGCGCAGGCGAGGTGGGCATGAATGCCTATGTCTTCGGCTATGGGCCAAAAGGGCGCGAACGCCTGATCCTTGTGGATCTGGGTGTGACCTTCGCTGATATGGGGACCAGCCCCGGCGTGGACCTTATCATGCCCGACCTGCGCTGGCTGGAAGACCGCCGCGACCGTCTGGAAGGGATAATCATCACCCACGCGCATGAAGACCATGTCGGTGCCGTCGGCCAGTTGTGGCACAAGCTGAAGGTTCCGGTCTATGCGCGTGATTTCACCGCGCGGATTGCACGTCTGAAAATGCAGGATGCCGGTCAGGACCCCGAACAGGTGATCACAGTGGGCAAGGCCCCCGAAGCGCTGGAACTTGGTCCGTTTCGGGTGCAGTTCTTTCCGGTGGCGCATTCGCTGCCCGAAGCGTCCGGCGTGGTCATCGACACCCCCGCGGGCCGTGTTGTGCATTCGGGGGATTTCAAGGCCGACCGCACCCCCGGCGTGGGCGAGGCGCATGACCCCGAATTGCTGGCACAGATCGGGCGCAGCGGCGTCAAGGCGCTGCTATGTGACAGCACCAATGTAATGAACAAACACGCAGGCCGGTCCGAGGCCACATTGACCGACCCGATTGGCCAGTTGATGCGTGATGCGCGTGGCATGGTTGTTGCCACGACATTTGCATCGAACGTGGCGCGGCTGAAAACGCTGGCGGTGGCAGCGCATGAAGCGGGGCGGTCTGTCTGCCTTATGGGGCGGGCCATGCTGCGCATGACGCAGGTGGCAACTGAAGCGGGCATCCTGAAGGATTTCCCGCCCACCATCAGCCCCGAGGCGGCAAAGGACGTTCCACGCGAAAACCTGTTGCTGATTGTGACAGGCAGTCAGGGGGAACGCCGTGCTGCATCGGCGCAACTGGCGCGCGGCACCTATATGGGGCTGAACATGAAGGAAGGTGATACCTTCTTGTTTTCATCCATGACGATTCCGGGAAATGAACGCGAAGTCGGGCGCGTGGTGAATGCGTTTTCGCAAATGGGTGTTGACGTTCTGGATAATTCAGAACGCCTGTATCATGTGTCGGGCCACGCCAACCGCCCCGATCTGGAAGCGATGCATGATCTGATTCAGCCGCAAATTCTGATCCCGGTGCATGGTGAGCACCGCATGTTGCACGAACATGCGAAACTGGCCATTTCGCGCGGGATGCAATCCATGGTGGTGCCGAACGGTTCTGTGGTCGATCTGACAGGTGCCGCACCCGTTCTGGTGGACGAGGTTGACACCGGCCGTGTCTATCTGGACGGCAGCCGCATGATTGGCGCGATGGACGGCGTTGTGCGCGACCGCATTCGCATGGCCATTGGCGGGCATGTGTTCGTGACGCTTATCCTTGACGAAGATGATGATGTGCTGGGTGATCCATGGGCCGAAATCGTGGGATTGCGCCCGACAGGCAAAGGCGGACAGCCCCTGAACGAGATTATCGAGGAAGAACTGGCGCAATACCTGCAACGCGCCGGTGCCAAGACGCTGGCCGATGATGACAAGCTGAATGACGGCCTGCGCCGGTTGGTGCGTCAGGTCACCATGGAAGAGATCGGCAAGAAGCCGGAAGTCACCATCGTTGTCAGCCGCCTTATGAACGACTGA
- a CDS encoding type III pantothenate kinase, producing the protein MLLTIDCGNTNTVFAVWDGTQFLATWRTSTEATRTADQYYVWLSTLMNIKGVKLDIKGVIISSTVPRVVFNLRVLCDRYFGCRPLVVGKPDCLLPVPPRVDEGVRPGPDRLANAAGAFDRHGGDVVVVDFGTATNFDVVAHDGAYVGGVISPGVNLSLEALHQGAAALPHVDISRPDKVIGTDTVTCMQSGVFWGYIGLIEGITARIRAEYGRPMKIIGTGGLAPLFAQAQTLFDTVEDDLTLHGLCVIYDYNKANSSIQERA; encoded by the coding sequence ATGCTTCTGACCATTGATTGTGGAAACACAAATACAGTCTTCGCTGTCTGGGATGGCACGCAGTTTCTGGCGACATGGCGCACATCGACCGAAGCCACGCGCACCGCCGATCAATACTATGTCTGGCTGTCGACCTTGATGAATATCAAGGGTGTGAAGCTGGACATCAAGGGTGTCATCATATCATCGACCGTGCCGCGCGTGGTGTTCAACCTGCGCGTGCTGTGCGACCGCTATTTCGGGTGTCGCCCGCTGGTGGTCGGCAAACCCGATTGCCTGCTGCCCGTGCCCCCGCGTGTGGACGAAGGGGTGCGCCCCGGCCCGGACCGGCTGGCCAATGCCGCAGGCGCGTTTGACCGGCATGGTGGCGATGTGGTGGTGGTGGATTTTGGCACCGCCACGAATTTCGATGTGGTGGCACATGACGGGGCCTATGTGGGGGGGGTCATCTCTCCGGGGGTGAACCTGTCGCTGGAAGCGCTGCATCAGGGCGCGGCGGCCCTGCCGCATGTCGACATTTCGCGTCCCGACAAGGTGATTGGCACCGATACCGTCACCTGCATGCAGTCGGGCGTGTTCTGGGGTTATATCGGCCTGATCGAAGGGATAACGGCGCGCATTCGCGCGGAATATGGCCGACCGATGAAAATAATCGGCACCGGCGGGCTTGCGCCGCTGTTCGCACAGGCGCAAACGCTGTTTGACACGGTCGAGGATGATCTGACATTACATGGCCTTTGCGTCATATACGACTATAACAAGGCCAACAGCAGTATACAGGAGCGGGCATGA
- a CDS encoding biotin--[acetyl-CoA-carboxylase] ligase, with translation MSNNWPEGVGRRVLPETDSTNAEAARMASGLSGPCWILGLRQTQGRGRRGRDWHDQTGNFAATYVTRPGGPPDQVALRSFVAALALHDALVTVTARPESFALKWPNDVLLNGGKLAGILLESVGQGAQVSHLAIGIGVNLLHAPDAEDGALRPVSLMSETGIATSPEEFLDVLAPAYAKWEHQLVTYGFAAIRQAWMNSAARLGERIVARTVTDSYEGTFEGIDATGALMLRTAQGRRAIPAADVFF, from the coding sequence TTGTCAAATAACTGGCCCGAGGGGGTAGGGCGCCGCGTTCTGCCAGAAACCGACAGCACCAACGCCGAGGCCGCGCGCATGGCGTCCGGCCTTTCCGGTCCCTGCTGGATATTGGGATTGCGCCAGACACAGGGGCGCGGACGGCGCGGGCGTGACTGGCACGACCAGACAGGCAATTTCGCGGCCACCTATGTCACCCGCCCCGGCGGCCCGCCTGATCAGGTGGCATTGCGGTCTTTCGTTGCCGCGTTGGCCTTGCATGATGCGTTGGTAACGGTCACGGCGCGGCCTGAAAGTTTTGCGTTGAAATGGCCAAATGATGTGCTGCTGAACGGGGGCAAACTGGCAGGGATCTTGCTGGAAAGTGTCGGGCAGGGTGCGCAGGTCAGCCATCTGGCAATCGGGATTGGCGTCAACCTGCTGCACGCGCCGGATGCGGAAGATGGCGCACTACGGCCCGTCAGCCTGATGTCGGAAACCGGCATTGCCACGTCCCCCGAAGAATTCCTTGATGTTCTGGCGCCAGCCTATGCAAAATGGGAACATCAGCTTGTCACCTACGGGTTCGCTGCAATCCGTCAGGCGTGGATGAACAGCGCCGCACGGCTTGGGGAACGCATTGTCGCGCGAACTGTTACAGACAGCTATGAGGGCACATTTGAAGGCATTGATGCAACAGGGGCGTTGATGCTGCGCACAGCACAAGGGCGGCGCGCGATCCCTGCTGCGGATGTGTTTTTTTGA
- the nuoN gene encoding NADH-quinone oxidoreductase subunit NuoN: protein MIGADLYTALPEIVLALYAMAALMVGVYGGKDKLAEPILWATAALMVLLALYSGAQGLEVQTAFNGMYISDPFAQFSKMIVLLSAAVVMVMGQSYMLARGLLRFEYPILIALSVVGMMLMVSAGDLIALYMGLELQSLALYVVATMNRDSARSTEAGLKYFILGSLASGLLLYGASLTYGYAGTTLFAGIISTISTDGMSVGLLMGMAFMLAGLAFKVSAVPFHMWTPDVYEGAPTPVTAFFATAPKVAAMALVARVVHEAFGVVPGDWSQIVAFLAVASMFVGSIAAIGQRDIKRLMAYSSITHMGFALVGLAAGTAQGVQGMLVYMAIYVTMNIGVFAFILTMSRDGKPVTDIDSLRQYSKAEPLRALALLVLMFSLAGVPPLVGFFGKFYVLWAAVQAGMTWLAVAGVVASVIGAFYYLRIVYFMYFGETTEPLDSVRAPVQATLLVASAALMVLGVINLFGIEGMAALAAEALVK, encoded by the coding sequence ATGATCGGAGCTGATCTTTACACAGCCCTGCCAGAGATCGTCCTTGCACTTTATGCAATGGCCGCGCTGATGGTGGGTGTCTATGGCGGCAAGGACAAGCTGGCCGAACCCATCTTGTGGGCAACGGCAGCGCTTATGGTTCTGTTGGCACTGTATTCCGGCGCGCAGGGCCTGGAGGTTCAGACGGCCTTTAACGGAATGTATATTTCCGACCCGTTTGCGCAATTCTCCAAGATGATCGTGCTGCTGTCGGCGGCAGTTGTCATGGTGATGGGGCAATCCTACATGCTGGCGCGCGGTTTGTTGCGGTTTGAATACCCCATCCTGATTGCGCTGTCGGTTGTCGGCATGATGCTGATGGTGTCGGCGGGCGACCTGATCGCGCTGTATATGGGGCTGGAATTGCAATCGCTGGCGCTTTACGTCGTGGCGACCATGAACCGCGATTCCGCGCGGTCCACCGAAGCGGGCCTGAAATACTTTATCCTTGGGTCGCTGGCATCGGGGCTGTTGCTGTATGGTGCGTCGCTGACCTATGGCTATGCAGGCACTACGTTGTTCGCAGGTATCATCAGCACCATTTCAACCGACGGCATGTCTGTCGGGCTGTTGATGGGGATGGCGTTCATGCTGGCGGGGCTGGCGTTCAAGGTGTCGGCGGTTCCCTTCCACATGTGGACGCCCGATGTCTATGAAGGTGCGCCCACGCCTGTGACCGCGTTCTTTGCCACCGCACCGAAAGTGGCGGCCATGGCACTGGTTGCGCGTGTCGTGCACGAAGCCTTCGGGGTGGTGCCCGGTGACTGGTCGCAGATTGTCGCGTTTTTGGCGGTTGCGTCCATGTTCGTGGGGTCCATCGCGGCTATTGGCCAGCGCGACATCAAACGCCTTATGGCCTATTCGTCCATCACGCATATGGGCTTTGCGCTGGTCGGTCTGGCCGCGGGCACGGCGCAGGGCGTGCAGGGGATGCTGGTCTATATGGCGATTTATGTCACCATGAATATTGGTGTCTTCGCGTTCATTCTGACCATGTCGCGCGATGGCAAGCCTGTCACCGATATTGACAGTCTGCGCCAGTATTCCAAGGCAGAGCCATTGCGCGCGTTGGCACTGCTGGTGCTGATGTTCAGCCTTGCAGGTGTGCCGCCGCTGGTTGGCTTCTTCGGCAAGTTCTATGTGTTGTGGGCGGCTGTTCAGGCGGGGATGACATGGCTGGCGGTTGCGGGCGTTGTCGCCTCGGTTATCGGGGCGTTCTACTATCTGCGCATCGTCTATTTCATGTATTTCGGCGAAACCACGGAACCGCTGGACAGTGTGCGTGCGCCTGTTCAGGCAACGTTGCTGGTTGCGTCGGCGGCATTGATGGTTCTGGGCGTCATCAACCTGTTCGGGATTGAGGGTATGGCGGCACTTGCGGCAGAAGCCCTTGTCAAATAA
- a CDS encoding NADH-quinone oxidoreductase subunit M translates to MLNLLSIITFTPAIAAAILAIFLRGEDEAAQNNAKWVALIATLATFAASLILLVGFDPQDTGFQFVEEHDWIMGFTYKMGVDGISILFVMLTTFLMPITIGACWNVSHRVKEYMIAFLLLETLMIGVFTALDLVLFYLFFEAGLIPMFLIIGIWGGKERIYAAFKFFLYTFLGSVLMLVAMIAMYVDAGTTDIPALLEHQFSTETFSLMGWQVIGGMQTLLWLAFFASFAVKMPMWPVHTWLPDAHVQAPTAGSVVLAAVLLKMGGYGFLRFSLPMFPVASDIFAPLVLWLSAIAIVYTSLVALMQTDMKKLIAYSSVAHMGFVTMGIFAANQQGVDGAIFQMISHGFISGALFLSVGVIYDRMHTREIAAYGGLINRMPVYAAVFLLFTMANVGLPGTSGFVGEFLTFMAVFQVNTWVALFAATGVILSAGYALWLFRRVVMGELIKESLKGIKDMDRREKALIVPLIAMTLILGIYPALITDIIGPSVSALVEGHSLALQAYEAASQLAQN, encoded by the coding sequence ATGCTGAACCTGCTGTCGATTATCACCTTCACCCCTGCCATCGCAGCCGCCATTCTGGCGATTTTCCTGCGCGGCGAAGATGAAGCGGCGCAAAACAATGCAAAATGGGTGGCGTTGATTGCCACATTGGCCACGTTCGCGGCCTCGCTTATCCTGCTGGTGGGGTTTGACCCGCAAGACACCGGCTTCCAGTTTGTGGAAGAACACGACTGGATCATGGGCTTCACCTACAAGATGGGGGTGGATGGCATCTCGATCCTGTTCGTGATGCTGACAACCTTCCTGATGCCCATCACGATTGGCGCATGCTGGAATGTGTCGCACCGCGTCAAGGAATACATGATCGCGTTCCTGTTGCTGGAAACGCTGATGATCGGCGTATTCACGGCGCTGGATCTGGTGCTGTTCTACCTGTTCTTCGAGGCGGGCCTTATCCCGATGTTCCTGATCATTGGCATCTGGGGCGGCAAGGAACGCATTTACGCGGCGTTCAAGTTCTTCCTGTATACCTTCCTTGGGTCGGTTCTGATGCTGGTTGCCATGATCGCGATGTATGTCGATGCGGGCACCACGGACATTCCCGCGCTGCTGGAACATCAGTTCAGCACCGAAACCTTCAGCCTGATGGGCTGGCAGGTGATCGGCGGTATGCAAACGCTGCTGTGGCTTGCCTTCTTCGCGTCCTTTGCTGTCAAAATGCCGATGTGGCCAGTGCATACATGGCTGCCTGACGCGCATGTTCAGGCACCCACCGCGGGGTCGGTTGTGCTGGCGGCGGTGCTGCTGAAGATGGGGGGCTACGGGTTCTTGCGGTTCTCGCTGCCCATGTTCCCTGTCGCCAGTGATATATTCGCGCCACTGGTGCTGTGGCTGTCTGCGATTGCGATTGTCTATACCAGCCTTGTCGCGCTGATGCAGACCGATATGAAGAAGCTGATCGCCTATTCGTCGGTTGCGCATATGGGGTTTGTGACGATGGGTATTTTCGCAGCCAACCAACAGGGCGTTGATGGCGCGATTTTCCAGATGATCAGCCACGGGTTTATTTCGGGCGCCTTGTTCCTGTCGGTGGGGGTCATTTATGACCGGATGCATACACGCGAAATCGCGGCCTATGGCGGGCTTATCAACCGCATGCCGGTCTATGCGGCAGTGTTCTTGCTGTTCACCATGGCGAATGTCGGCCTGCCGGGCACATCGGGTTTCGTGGGTGAATTCCTGACATTCATGGCGGTGTTTCAGGTTAACACCTGGGTGGCGCTGTTTGCGGCAACCGGGGTCATCCTGTCTGCGGGCTATGCGCTGTGGTTGTTCCGCCGCGTGGTCATGGGCGAGCTGATCAAGGAATCCCTGAAAGGCATCAAGGATATGGACCGCCGCGAGAAAGCGCTGATTGTGCCGCTGATTGCGATGACGCTGATCCTTGGCATCTATCCCGCGCTTATCACTGATATTATTGGCCCTTCGGTTTCGGCATTGGTCGAAGGGCATTCGCTGGCGTTGCAGGCATATGAAGCTGCATCCCAGCTGGCACAGAACTGA
- the nuoL gene encoding NADH-quinone oxidoreductase subunit L: MAVTVLFAPLLGAIIAGLFWRVIGERPAQIISTALLFLSAFLSWVIFLGHDGGVQQITLMRWIDSGSLVGDWAIRLDRLTAVMLIVITTVSALVHLYSFGYMAHDDNFKDNESYRPRFFAYLSLFTFAMLMLVTADNLVQLFFGWEGVGLASYLLIGFYFRKQSAGAAAMKAFIVNRVGDMGLILALMAIYLLVDSIQYDDLFAAAPMLAETTVSFLWTDWNAANLIAFLLFVGAMGKSAQLFLHTWLPDAMEGPTPVSALIHAATMVTAGVFLVARMSPLMEYAPQVMAFIVLIGAMTALFAATVGLVQNDIKRVIAYSTCSQLGFMFVAAGVGVYSVAMFHLLTHAFFKAMLFLGAGSVIHGMHHEQDMRNYGGLKDKLPMTFWAMLIGTLAITGVGIPLTTIGFAGFVSKDAIIESVFASGTTYAFWILVFAAFMTSFYSWRLMFLTFWGTPRGDKHTHEHAHESPLVMLVPLAVLAIGSVLAGMVFYGPFFGSTDQVRDYFGAAIFMAEGNDLVTQAHYVPAWVKVSPFIAMALGLGLAWMFYIRDTSLPKRLAETFPGAYQFLLNKWYFDEIYDFLFVRPAKAVGTFLWKKGDGKVIDGGINGLAMGIIPFITRIAGRAQSGYVYHYAFAMVLGIVVIVTYVTLAGGAQ; this comes from the coding sequence ATGGCAGTAACGGTTCTTTTTGCGCCACTTCTGGGGGCCATCATCGCGGGGCTGTTCTGGCGCGTGATCGGGGAACGCCCTGCGCAGATCATCTCGACGGCGCTTTTGTTTCTGTCGGCGTTTTTGTCATGGGTTATCTTTCTGGGCCATGATGGCGGTGTTCAGCAAATCACGCTGATGCGCTGGATCGACAGCGGGTCGCTGGTGGGCGACTGGGCCATCCGGCTGGACCGGCTGACGGCTGTGATGTTGATTGTTATCACCACCGTGTCCGCGCTCGTGCATCTGTACAGCTTCGGCTACATGGCGCATGACGACAATTTCAAGGATAACGAAAGCTACCGCCCGCGCTTTTTCGCGTATCTGTCGCTGTTCACCTTTGCCATGCTGATGCTGGTGACAGCCGACAATCTTGTGCAGTTGTTCTTTGGCTGGGAAGGGGTTGGTCTGGCGTCATATCTGCTGATCGGTTTCTATTTCCGCAAGCAAAGCGCGGGCGCTGCCGCGATGAAGGCGTTTATCGTCAACCGCGTGGGCGATATGGGGCTGATCCTTGCGCTGATGGCGATCTATCTGCTGGTCGATTCCATTCAATATGACGATCTGTTCGCCGCAGCGCCCATGCTGGCGGAAACCACCGTCAGCTTCTTGTGGACAGACTGGAACGCGGCCAATCTGATTGCATTCCTGCTGTTTGTGGGCGCGATGGGCAAATCGGCGCAGCTGTTCCTGCACACATGGTTGCCCGACGCGATGGAAGGGCCGACGCCCGTATCCGCACTGATCCACGCGGCAACCATGGTCACCGCCGGTGTGTTCCTTGTCGCGCGCATGTCGCCGCTGATGGAATATGCCCCGCAGGTCATGGCGTTTATCGTGCTGATCGGGGCCATGACGGCGCTGTTTGCGGCAACTGTCGGTCTGGTGCAGAACGACATCAAGCGCGTCATCGCCTATTCCACATGCTCGCAACTGGGCTTCATGTTTGTGGCCGCCGGTGTGGGCGTCTATTCGGTGGCCATGTTCCACCTGCTGACGCATGCGTTTTTCAAGGCAATGCTGTTTCTTGGCGCAGGGTCGGTTATTCACGGCATGCACCACGAACAGGACATGCGCAATTATGGCGGGCTGAAAGACAAGCTGCCGATGACGTTCTGGGCCATGCTGATCGGGACGCTGGCGATAACCGGTGTGGGCATTCCGCTGACAACCATCGGCTTTGCGGGTTTCGTGTCCAAGGATGCCATTATTGAATCCGTATTCGCGTCGGGCACCACCTATGCGTTCTGGATACTGGTGTTTGCGGCCTTCATGACCAGTTTCTACAGCTGGCGGCTTATGTTCCTGACCTTCTGGGGCACCCCGCGCGGGGACAAGCACACGCATGAACATGCGCATGAAAGCCCGTTGGTGATGTTGGTGCCGCTTGCGGTTCTGGCCATAGGGTCGGTGCTGGCCGGGATGGTGTTCTATGGACCCTTCTTTGGGTCCACCGATCAGGTGCGCGACTATTTCGGCGCGGCCATCTTCATGGCCGAAGGCAATGATCTGGTCACACAGGCGCATTATGTGCCGGCCTGGGTGAAGGTATCGCCCTTCATCGCTATGGCGCTGGGGCTGGGGCTGGCGTGGATGTTCTATATCCGTGACACGTCCCTGCCGAAACGCCTGGCCGAGACCTTCCCGGGGGCCTATCAGTTTTTGCTGAACAAATGGTACTTCGACGAAATCTATGACTTTCTGTTCGTGCGTCCGGCCAAGGCTGTGGGGACGTTCCTGTGGAAAAAAGGCGATGGCAAGGTCATTGACGGTGGCATCAACGGTCTGGCCATGGGCATCATTCCGTTCATCACGCGCATCGCTGGCCGCGCGCAGTCGGGCTATGTCTATCATTATGCATTCGCAATGGTTCTGGGGATTGTCGTGATCGTTACCTATGTCACACTGGCGGGGGGGGCGCAGTAA
- the nuoK gene encoding NADH-quinone oxidoreductase subunit NuoK, with product MVGLEHYLTVAAALFVIGIFGIFLNRKNIIIILMSIELMLLSVNINLVAFSSFLNDLVGQVFTLFVLTVAAAEAAIGLAILVCFFRTRGTIDVEDVNVMKG from the coding sequence ATGGTTGGACTGGAACATTACCTGACCGTGGCCGCGGCGCTGTTCGTCATCGGCATTTTCGGGATATTTCTGAACCGCAAGAATATCATCATCATTCTGATGTCGATTGAATTGATGCTGTTGTCGGTGAATATCAATCTGGTCGCCTTTTCCAGCTTCCTGAATGATCTGGTGGGTCAGGTGTTCACCTTGTTCGTGCTGACTGTCGCCGCCGCCGAGGCCGCGATCGGGCTTGCCATTCTGGTGTGCTTCTTCCGCACCCGTGGCACGATCGACGTCGAAGACGTCAATGTGATGAAAGGCTGA
- a CDS encoding NADH-quinone oxidoreductase subunit J, with protein sequence MGIADITFYAFAVTLLGAGFLVTIARNPVHSVLWLILTFLSAAGMFVLLGAEFLAMLLIIVYVGAVAVLFLFVVMMLDVDFAALKGEMARYFPIASIVGIVLLMQMALLFGSWQEAAGASDLRQAPTPDLAEMHNTKALGMIIYDQYFLLFQVAALILLVAMIGAIVLTLRHRKDVKRQNVIAQMHRDPAKALELKDVKPGQGLG encoded by the coding sequence ATGGGTATTGCCGATATCACATTCTACGCATTCGCGGTGACCTTGCTGGGTGCCGGGTTTCTGGTCACCATTGCGCGCAATCCCGTGCATTCGGTGCTGTGGCTTATTCTGACATTCCTGTCTGCTGCGGGCATGTTCGTGCTGCTTGGCGCGGAATTTCTGGCCATGTTGCTGATCATTGTTTATGTCGGCGCGGTTGCGGTGTTGTTTTTGTTCGTCGTCATGATGCTGGACGTTGATTTCGCAGCGCTAAAAGGGGAAATGGCACGGTATTTCCCGATTGCCAGCATCGTGGGCATTGTGCTGTTGATGCAAATGGCGTTGCTGTTCGGCTCATGGCAGGAAGCCGCAGGCGCAAGCGATCTGCGTCAGGCACCCACGCCTGACCTGGCGGAAATGCACAACACCAAGGCATTGGGGATGATCATTTATGATCAGTATTTCCTGCTGTTTCAGGTGGCAGCGCTGATTTTGCTGGTTGCCATGATCGGGGCGATTGTTCTGACACTGCGCCACCGCAAGGATGTGAAACGCCAGAATGTCATTGCACAGATGCACCGCGATCCTGCCAAGGCGCTGGAGTTGAAAGACGTGAAACCCGGCCAGGGGCTGGGTTAA